GCTGATAAACATATTGCAGGTAGCTGGTGCCAATGTTGATGTTGGTTTCCGGATCGAAAAGCTGGCTGGGATTGCGATAACCGGCAATGTTAAACATCTTCACTGTATGGGTGGCAGTGCCGGGCATAATCTGCATTAACCCGCTCGCGCCAACCGGCGAACGCGCCGTTGGATTCCATGCGCTCTCCTGACGGGAAATCGCCATCGCATAGCTCTGGCTAATGGCTTTGCCGTTGGTGTAACGCGCATACAAATCGCTGTAGGCCAGCGGGAATCGTTCTTCCAGATGATCCCACAATTTACCGGCAATGGTGGCCTGCACGCTGAGATCCCACCAGTGCTGGTTGAATGCATAGCGTGCCAGTTGCGCCTGCTCTTGCTGCGAGCGGCTGGTGACCAGATTCGCCCATTCACTGCGGGCGGTATTATCCAGCCCCCAGTACATCAATTCGCGCACGCGAGCCATTTCAGCGCCCTGAACCAACGCCGGATCGGGGTTACCAGGCACTTTATCGATCTGAAGTTGATAATCTTCCCCTAAGCGTTGCGCCGCGGCCATCGGATAAAATCCGCGCTGCTGCATCAACGCATGCAGGATCGATTTGGCCTCTTCATCGCGACCGCGCTCCAGCAACAAATCAGCCTGCCAGTAACGCCACTCATCTTTCTCTTTCGCCTCCATCGGCAAACGGGAAAGCCAGGTATTCAGACCGCGACGATCGCCGGCGCCGATCGCCATCCGCACTCGCCGTTCCAGAAGCGATGTGGATTGCGAACGCATCACCGCATCATCGCGCCAGCGCGCCTGTTCGCTGGTCACGTCATTTCCCATCAAACGCCAGGCAACAATATCACGCAGCGTCTGGATTTGATCCTCCGTCAGTTGCTGCGCCTGCGCCAGCGAAGGGATCAGCAAACGGGCATTTTCCACATCCTGCCGGGCAACGCTTTCAAACGCTTCCGCCGCCATTTGCCGGGTAAAGTCGGTCGCGCCGGTGGTGGTGGCGAACGTCATGACGCTATTGGGATTGTTGGCAAGATTAATGATGGCCTGGGAAATAGTTTGATAATCAGCGGGCATCTGCCCGGCCAGCAGCGTCACCAGTTGCGTATTACCGGCTTTCATGGCCAGCCGGATACGTTCAAGAAATGCCAACGGATCCTGCTTTCCGGAAGCACGCCAGGCACCAAACAGCCGGTCACAGGCATTCGGTTGGCTTTTACCGCTCAACCAGAGCTCTTTTGCTCCCGCCCACGCCTCATCTGCCTGCCCGGTGCTCCATTTGGCGAAATAGTAGTTACATTGCGCTTCGGTAGTCGCTGGTTTTTCCGGGCTGAAAGCCAGCAGTCCGCGCCAGTCTTCACGCCGCGCCAGTTCGTTAACAAAACGGGATTTCAGAGCACGTGCTGGCGGCAGCGTCGGGTTCTGCTGCACGAAATTGGTTACCGTGATGGCCGGTTGATTCATCAGATCATCGGTAATCTGGCGGTATTGCAAATAGGGATACAGCGGATAATTAGTCAGCGTAGGCAGCAGTTGCTGCACCACATCCATTTGCTTGTTATCCCATGCGCTTTTGATCTGCGCATAACGGTTACGTTGTTCATCCAGTGAATCTGCGCGCGCCATATTGCTGAGGGACAGCAAACAAACGCAGGCCGCCGCAAATCGCCAGGCGGCATGTTTAGCTCTCTGCACAGCTCTTTCCTCTTTCTGTCACGTTATTGGCAGCATCATGCCGCGTAATGAGTTAATGCTAACCGGGCATGCCGCTACGCGCCATGTTCTGCACACTTTTTTACCTTTTTGTGGTGATTTAACAGTGTGGGTGCTGTTGGCTGGGATTAAGCGCCGAAAACCGCTACACTCCGCTGTTGAATACTACTCTCATGACAAAGAGGCGAAGTCCAACGTGGCTCAATTCGTATATACCATGCATCGTGTCGGCAAAGTTGTCCCGCCGAAACGTCATATTCTGAAAAATATCTCGCTAAGCTTCTTCCCGGGCGCAAAAATCGGCGTGCTGGGTCTTAACGGTGCCGGTAAGTCTACCCTGCTGCGCATCATGGCCGGCATCGATACAGACATCGAAGGTGAAGCCCGCCCGCAGCCCGGCATCAAAATTGGTTATCTGCCGCAGGAACCACAACTGAACCCGGAACATACTGTCCGTGAATCGGTTGAAGAAGCCGTTTCCGAAGTGGTTAACGCGCTGAAAGGTCTGGATGAAGTGTACGCGAAGTACGCGGAACCCGATGCAGACTTCGACAAGCTGGCCGCACAGCAAGGTAAGTTTGAAGAGATTATCCAGGCGCACGACGGTCACAACCTGAACGTGCAACTGGAGCGCGCGGCGGATGCCCTGCGTCTGCCGGACTGGGATGCCAAAGTCGCTAATCTTTCCGGTGGTGAACGCCGCCGCGTCGCGCTGTGCCGCCTGCTGCTCGAAAAGCCGGACATGCTGCTGCTCGACGAACCGACTAACCACCTTGATGCTGAATCCGTGGCGTGGCTGGAACGCTTCCTGCACGACTTCGAAGGCACCGTGGTGGCGATCACCCACGACCGTTACTTCCTTGATAACGTCGCCGGCTGGATCCTCGAACTCGACCGCGGCGAAGGCATTCCATGGGAAGGTAACTACTCCTCCTGGCTGGAACAAAAAGATCAGCGTCTGGCGCAGGAAGCCTCTCAGGAAGCGGCTCGCCGGAAATCCATTGAGAAAGAGCTGGAGTGGGTTCGTCAGGGAGCGAAAGGCCGTCAGTCGAAGGGCAAAGCCCGTCTGGCGCGCTTTGAAGAACTTAACAACACGGAATACCAGAAACGTAACGAAACCAACGAACTGTTTATTCCGCCTGGACCACGTCTGGGTGACAAAGTGGTTGAGGTCAGCAATCTCAGCAAATCCTACGGCGATCGCCAGTTGATTGACAATTTGTCCTTCTCCGTACCGAAAGGTGCCATTGTCGGCATTATCGGTCCAAACGGCGCGGGTAAATCGACGCTGTTCCGTATGATGTCCGGTCAGGAGCAGCCGGATAGCGGCTCCATCACCTTGGGTGATACCGTGAAACTGGCCTCGGTTGACCAGTTCCGTGACGCGATGGATAACAGCAAAACCGTGTGGGAAGAAGTTTCCGGCGGGCTGGATATCATGCGTATCGGCAATACCGAAATGCCGAGCCGTGCTTATGTGGGTCGCTTTAACTTTAAAGGCACCGATCAGGGCAAACGCGTTGGCGAACTCTCCGGTGGTGAGCGCGGTCGTCTGCATCTGGCGAAGCTGCTGCAGGTAGGCGGCAACGTATTGCTGCTCGATGAACCGACCAACGACCTGGATATCGAAACGCTGCGCGCGCTGGAAAACGCCCTGCTCGAATTCCCGGGCTGTGCGATGGTTATCTCGCACGACCGCTGGTTCCTTGACCGTATCGCCACCCACATTCTGGATTACCAGGATGAAGGTAAAGTCGAGTTCTTCGAAGGTAACTTCACCGAATACGAAGAGTATAAAAAACGTACGCTTGGCGCTGACGCGCTGGAGCCAAAACGTATTAAATACAAACGTATCGCTAAATAAGCGCCGTCTAAGCGGATGGATTTCCCATCCGCTTTATCCCCTCCCCCGCCACGCTTCCCCCCGAAATGCGCAGAGAATTCATCTGCAACACTGAGCAAATAAAGTGTTTTCGTTTTTGCATAATATCCACATTAAACCCAGGTATTCGCGCACGCATTGCTCACGGCGAATCAAAACAAAAACACAGCAAAAAAACATCGATGCAGAATAAAAACACACAAAAATATAAATAAATGGTTTTATATTTTGATGATTTATGAAAAAACCACGCTATTGCTTAACGAAAAAGCCACCGGATAATATTGATCTCCCCTAAAGCCGAATCAATATATGGTTATATTCAATGCAGATCATTACGGAAAATGCATATTTAAAATGCGGTCTGCAAACACTTATTCAGCAGCACGCGATAAAACTGAATGCGGATGATGTGATTATAGATTTTGATAATCATCTGCTTGTTATCACCACCTTGACGACGCTGAAAGAAATTACGGAAAGTGATAATTCATTTGAAAAATTTCTGCTGTATCCCTTTTTCAAAATAAGTAAAAGCCTGCCAATCGACGTTTTCCAACGGACCCTACAACAAAAGGCCTGGCGAAATAAAAAGAGGCTCGAGGGGAAATTAGCACTGACCCGAAAAGAAAGAGTGCTACTTAAACATATTATTAATAGAGAAACGCAGACCGATATATTCAGCAACGGCGAAATGGATGTAAAAACGTTCAGCACCCACAAATATAATATGCTGAAGAAAGTGAACCAGCCTTCTGTCGCGACGCTGAATCAGGTTTACTATCACTGGGAAAGTTTGTGTAACCAGCCGACCTGTTATCCGCTTGCCGGGTAAAGTGAAAATACCCGGCCAGTAGCTGCACTTACGCGCCCATCAGTTTCTTCACCAATTCGACACACTGCAAAAACCGTGAATCATAGTCAGCAGATTCGACACGGACAAAATCAATATGGTTTTCCTGTAGCATAGAAACCAACAGATCCTGAAACTCTTTCCGGTCAACCGAACTGCCCAGACTTCTTAAGCCATCATTCACCCACGGCGTATTATTTTCCAGCAGGATCACTAAATCGAAGCGATATTCATCAATTAACGCCTGCACGAAGGGATGCTCACGCCCCTCATATTTTTTGCAAAACGCCTGCGTGGTGACAAAATCCGTATCGATAAACGCCACTTTATTCGCATATTTCACCGCGAAATCGATATATTGCGCATGGCCTAAAGCAATTTTATCGTAATCAGAATATTGCAGCGCAATCTCATCGCCGCCGAGATGAGAAAATACGTAGTCCCGGCCATATTCCCACGCGCTGGTGGTGTTAAAAATATTGGCAAGTTTATTCACCAGCGTCGATTTACCGCTGGATTCACCGCCCAGAATAGCCACGGTGCGGACAAAGAAAGGTTTTACTTCCGTCGGAATATAATCCCAGTAGCGGAATGGATTTTCGCGGATCTGCGAGCCGCTGATATTCATAAACGTACGCTGCGGATCTACCAGCACGGCCTCAATGCCTAAATGTTGCAAATACTGCGGCGCATCAGACTCTTCCGAGGTGTAGATCCAGTTTGGCGTAATGCCTTTCTCTGTCATAAACGCTTTGATGCCTTTACTCCAGACATCCCAGCCGTGCGGATACGGCTCCATGCCCTCTTCATTAAAAGCATGAATACGAATATTTTTCTGATACTTAAAGGTTTGCAGCAGCCAGCGCAGCCGATCGCTGACCGTCGGTTGCTGCGACATGGCGCTGTCTTCAAACAGCTCGCGATCGCGCGTTTCGTCGTAGCCGAGGATAATGTGCAATTCATCAACCTGGCTACAGGCGCGCTGGATTAAATAGATATGGCCGGTATGCAGCGGATAAAACTTACCGAATACCACGCCAATATTTTTCTGCCGCCGGGGAAATTCAAGGTCGAGGAAGCGGTGCAACGCCTCCAGCTTTTGCGCGCTGGGGCTTTTAATCTTGGCATTCAGCAGTTGGCTTAAATAGCCTTTGGTCATACCGCTGGCATCGGCCACTTGTTGTAAGGTACAGCCCTTCTGGCGAATCGCGGTTTTTAAATAATCAAATGACGACATTGTTGCCTCCTGCAAAAATCTTTAGCCAATTATAAGTCGTCAAAGACGTTTAGCGCATCCGCGAGCTTCTTCACACCGAAAATCTGCATCCCTTCCGGCACTTTTTTCGGCACATTTGCCGCCGGAACAATCGCGCGGCGGAAACCGTGTTTGGCCGCCTCAGAAATACGCTCCTGGCCACTCGGCACCGGACGGATCTCACCGGCCAGCCCCACTTCGCCAAACACCACGAGGTCCTGCGGCAGCGGTCTGTCGCGCAGGCTGGAAACCATCGCCAGCAGCAGCGCCAGATCGGCACTGGTTTCGGTCACTTTCACCCCGCCGACAACGTTCACGAACACATCCTGATCCGCCATCTGCAAGCCGCCGTGGCGATGCAATACCGCCAGCAGAATCGCCAGGCGGTTCTGCTCAAGACCCACCGCCACGCGGCGCGGGTTCGACATCATCGAGTGATCCACCAACGCCTGGATCTCAACCAGTAGCGGGCGCGTCCCTTCCCATACCACCATCACCGAGCTACCGGAGGTCACTTCATCCCCGCGGCTAAGAAAAATGGCCGAAGGGTTGCTGACTTCACGCAGCCCCTGTTCGGTCATCGCAAACACGCCGAGCTCATTCACTGCACCAAAGCGGTTTTTGTGGCTACGCAAGGTGCGAAAACGGGAATCGGCATCGCCGTCGAGCAGCACCGAACAGTCGATACAGTGCTCCAGCACTTTTGGCCCCGCCAGCGAACCATCTTTCGTGACATGGCCGACCATAACAATCGCCACGCCGCGGGTTTTCGCGAACCGCGTCAGATATGCTGCCGTCTCGCGCACCTGGGCAACGCTACCGGGCGACGACTGAATGTCCGCCATATGCATCACCTGAATCGAGTCGATCACCATCAATTTAGGTTGTTCTTCATCAGCAATCATGCAGATTTGCTCGATGCTGGTTTCCGAAAGCATATTCAGGTTGCCCGTCGGCAGCCCCAGACGATGGGCGCGCATCGCCACCTGTTGCAACGACTCTTCACCGGTGACATAGAGGGTTTTCATCTGTTCGGCGAGCTTACACAGCGTCTGCAACAGCAACGTTGACTTCCCTGCGCCCGGGTTACCGCCAATCAGAATGGCGCTCCCCGGCACAACACCGCCGCCGAGCACGCGGTCAAACTCTTTAAAACCGGTCGAAAAACGCGGCAGCTCTTCCAGACTGATTTCCGAAAGTTTCTGCACTTTCGAGACGCCCGCGCTCCCGGCGTAGCCGGAGAGGCGCTCATTACGCGCCACGGTGGGCGAAGCGGCCACACGGATTTCAGTAATGGTGTTCCATGCATGACAGGCGCTGCACTGCCCCTGCCAGCGCGGATAATCCGCGCCGCATTCATTACAGACAAACGCACGTTTGGGAGCTTTCGCCACAATCACCTCTACTTCTTATTAATACTGCCGGAAAGAATACAAAATACGCCCATCAGGTCGGCGTGACGAATGGAGACTTCCGCTTTCTCATTCACTTTGGGTTTCGCGTGGAAGGCAATCCCCAACCCGGCGGCTTTGATCATGGGCAGGTCATTCGCGCCATCGCCAATGGCAACGGTTTGCGTGACCGGAATCTCGTACTTCTCAGCCAGCGCTTTCAATGTGTTGGCTTTATACTGGGCATCGACGATATCGCCCAGCACCTGGCCGGTGAATTTGCCGTCCATGATCTCCAGTTCATTCGCCACTGCCGCCGTGAGGTGCAACTTATCGCGCAAGTAATCCGCAAAGAAGGTAAAACCGCCGGAGGCAATCGCCACTTTCCAGCCCAGCGTCTCCAGCTTCAACACCAGTTGCACCAGACCCGGCATCAGCGGCAGCGACTCACGAACTTGCATCAGGATATTGGCATCCGCCCCTTTCAGCGTTGCCACGCGACTGCGCAAGCTGGCAGTGAAATCAAGCTCGCCGCGCATCGCGCGTTCGGTCACTTCCGCCACCATCTCGCCCGTCCCGGCAAGCTTCGCAATCTCGTCAATACACTCGATCTGAATCGCGGTGGAATCCATATCCATCACCAGCAGCCCTGGCGAGCGCAAATGCGGGATTTTACCCAGCGGCGCTACATCCATGCCTTCGTCATGCGCCAGACGCGACGCTCGCGGCGTTAACGAACCCGCCAGGCGGATCACCTGATAATCATCGACGCACCAGGCCGCCACAATCACCATTGCCGCACCCAGTTTGCGCTGGTAGGTCGTCAGGCGCGTTTTATCAAGATTGCGCCCATACAGGAGCCAGCCGCTTCGACCAGCGTGATAGTCCAGAGGCATGACCTCATCACCACTTAAAGAGAGCGGCAACCCTGGCCACTGAGAAACATCGTCGGGCAGATCGCACCAGGTCAAACTGTTAAGCATTAAAGCTCCTGTAAAAACATTCGCGCCAGAAAGCATCGGAGGGGAAAATAACGCATGAGGCTACCTTGTAACCAGCGCTTCTGGCAACATTAAGCCTCAAATTTTCAACAGGTGGAATATGGCTCGCGCAAAACTTAAATTTCGGCTGCATCGCGCCGTAACAGTCCTCATCTGTCTGGCATTGCTGGTCGCGCTGATGCAGGGCGCATCCTGGTTCAGCCAGAACCATCAGCGCCAGCGCAATCCACAGTTTGAAGAGCTGGCCAGAACCCTGGCGCGCCAGGTGACGCTCAACCTTACCCCGCTGATGCGTACCGAAACGCCGGATGAAAAACGTATTGATATCGTGCTACGCCAGCTTACGGAAGGGAGCCGAATCCTCGATGCCGGCGTATATGACGCACAGGGCGATCTCATCGCACGTTCGGGCGAAAGCATTGACGTTCGCGACCGGCTGGCGCTCGACGGCAAGAAAGCCGGCGGCTATTTCAATCAACAAATTGTCGAACCCATTCAGGGGAAAAGCGGCCCGCTGGGTTACCTGCGCCTGACGCTGGATACCCACACGCTGGCGACGGAAGCGAAGCAGGTTGATAACACCACCAATATTCTGCGCCTGATGCTACTGCTGTCGCTGGCCATTGGCGTCGTGCTGACGCGTACGCTTTTGCAGGGCAAACGCACTCGCTGGCAACAGTCGCCGTTCCTGCTGACGGCTAATAAATCCGTGCCGGAAGAAGAAGAGCACGAAAAGAAAGAGTAGCGGCTACCGCTAACGGTAATCTATTGAAAAATCAAAGAAAGGAAACCGGCTATGTCAACGCTTCGTCTGCTTATCTCTGAATCCTACGATCCGTGGTTCAACCTGGCGGTGGAGGAGTGTATTTTCCGCCAGATGCCGGCAACCCAGCGCGTGCTGTTTTTATGGCGCAACACCGATACGGTGGTTATCGGCCGGGCGCAGAACCCGTGGAAAGAGTGCAATACGCGGCGCATGGAAGAAGATAACGTGCGGCTGGCCCGGCGCAGCAGCGGCGGCGGCGCGGTTTTCCACGATCTCGGCAACACCTGCTTTACCTTTATGGCCGGGAAACCCGAATACGACAAAACCATCTCCACGGGTATTGTGCTCGCGGCGCTGAATGCGCTTGGCGTAACGGCGGAAGCTTCCGGGCGTAACGATCTGGTGGTAAAGACCGCAGACGGCGACCGCAAAGTGTCTGGCTCCGCCTACCGTGAAACCCGCGATCGCGGCTTCCACCACGGTACGCTGCTGTTAAATGCCGATCTCAGCCGTCTGGCTAATTACCTCAATCCGGACAAGAAAAAGCTGCAAGCGAAAGGCATTACTTCCGTGCGCGGACGCGTCGCCAACCTGGTGGAATTACTGCCGGGCATCACCCACGAAAAGATTTGCCAGGCGGTAACGGAGGCCTTCTTCAGCCACTACGGCGAACGCGTGGCGGCCGAAATTATCTCGCCGGAGAAAACGCCGGATCTGCCCAATTTCGCCGAAACTTTTGCCCGCCAGAGCAGTTGGGAGTGGAACTTCGGTCAGGCGCCAGCCTTCAGCCATTTACTGGATGAGCGCTTTACCTGGGGCGGCGTGGAGCTGCATTTCGACGTTGAGAAAGGCCATATCACCCGCACGCAGGTGTTTACCGACAGCCTGAACCCGGCACCGCTCGAAGCGCTGGCAGCGCGTCTGCAGGGCTGTCTGTACCGGGCGGATATGCTGGCGCAGGAGTGCGATGCGTTATTGGTGGATTTTCCGGATCAGGAACAGGAGCTGCGCGAGTTGTCGGCGTGGATTGTCAAAGCGGTGCGTTAACTTTAGCTGCCTGATGGCGCTGCGTTTATCAGGCCAGGGGAATACAGGCCGGGTAAGGCATCGCCTCCACCCGGCACAATAAAGACTTACGCTTTATCGCCCAGCAGGACAGATTCCAGCGCAATTTTGATCATGTCATTAAACGTCGTCTGACGCTCAGCAGAGGTGGTCTGCTCATGGGTGCGGATATGGTCGGAAACGGTGCAGATAGTCAGCGCTTTCGCACCGAATTCTGCCGCCACGCCATAAATACCCGCCGCTTCCATTTCCACGCCGAGAATGCCGTATTTCTCCATCACATCGAACATTTCGCCGTCCGGAGAGTAAAACAGATCGG
The Kosakonia oryzae genome window above contains:
- the sltY gene encoding murein transglycosylase — its product is MQRAKHAAWRFAAACVCLLSLSNMARADSLDEQRNRYAQIKSAWDNKQMDVVQQLLPTLTNYPLYPYLQYRQITDDLMNQPAITVTNFVQQNPTLPPARALKSRFVNELARREDWRGLLAFSPEKPATTEAQCNYYFAKWSTGQADEAWAGAKELWLSGKSQPNACDRLFGAWRASGKQDPLAFLERIRLAMKAGNTQLVTLLAGQMPADYQTISQAIINLANNPNSVMTFATTTGATDFTRQMAAEAFESVARQDVENARLLIPSLAQAQQLTEDQIQTLRDIVAWRLMGNDVTSEQARWRDDAVMRSQSTSLLERRVRMAIGAGDRRGLNTWLSRLPMEAKEKDEWRYWQADLLLERGRDEEAKSILHALMQQRGFYPMAAAQRLGEDYQLQIDKVPGNPDPALVQGAEMARVRELMYWGLDNTARSEWANLVTSRSQQEQAQLARYAFNQHWWDLSVQATIAGKLWDHLEERFPLAYSDLYARYTNGKAISQSYAMAISRQESAWNPTARSPVGASGLMQIMPGTATHTVKMFNIAGYRNPSQLFDPETNINIGTSYLQYVYQQFGNNRIFSSAAYNAGPGRVRSWLNNSAGKLDAVAFVESIPFSETRSYVKNVLAYDAYYRYFLDGGKPVIFTDAEWQRRY
- the ettA gene encoding energy-dependent translational throttle protein EttA, coding for MAQFVYTMHRVGKVVPPKRHILKNISLSFFPGAKIGVLGLNGAGKSTLLRIMAGIDTDIEGEARPQPGIKIGYLPQEPQLNPEHTVRESVEEAVSEVVNALKGLDEVYAKYAEPDADFDKLAAQQGKFEEIIQAHDGHNLNVQLERAADALRLPDWDAKVANLSGGERRRVALCRLLLEKPDMLLLDEPTNHLDAESVAWLERFLHDFEGTVVAITHDRYFLDNVAGWILELDRGEGIPWEGNYSSWLEQKDQRLAQEASQEAARRKSIEKELEWVRQGAKGRQSKGKARLARFEELNNTEYQKRNETNELFIPPGPRLGDKVVEVSNLSKSYGDRQLIDNLSFSVPKGAIVGIIGPNGAGKSTLFRMMSGQEQPDSGSITLGDTVKLASVDQFRDAMDNSKTVWEEVSGGLDIMRIGNTEMPSRAYVGRFNFKGTDQGKRVGELSGGERGRLHLAKLLQVGGNVLLLDEPTNDLDIETLRALENALLEFPGCAMVISHDRWFLDRIATHILDYQDEGKVEFFEGNFTEYEEYKKRTLGADALEPKRIKYKRIAK
- a CDS encoding response regulator transcription factor produces the protein MQIITENAYLKCGLQTLIQQHAIKLNADDVIIDFDNHLLVITTLTTLKEITESDNSFEKFLLYPFFKISKSLPIDVFQRTLQQKAWRNKKRLEGKLALTRKERVLLKHIINRETQTDIFSNGEMDVKTFSTHKYNMLKKVNQPSVATLNQVYYHWESLCNQPTCYPLAG
- the nadR gene encoding multifunctional transcriptional regulator/nicotinamide-nucleotide adenylyltransferase/ribosylnicotinamide kinase NadR, which gives rise to MSSFDYLKTAIRQKGCTLQQVADASGMTKGYLSQLLNAKIKSPSAQKLEALHRFLDLEFPRRQKNIGVVFGKFYPLHTGHIYLIQRACSQVDELHIILGYDETRDRELFEDSAMSQQPTVSDRLRWLLQTFKYQKNIRIHAFNEEGMEPYPHGWDVWSKGIKAFMTEKGITPNWIYTSEESDAPQYLQHLGIEAVLVDPQRTFMNISGSQIRENPFRYWDYIPTEVKPFFVRTVAILGGESSGKSTLVNKLANIFNTTSAWEYGRDYVFSHLGGDEIALQYSDYDKIALGHAQYIDFAVKYANKVAFIDTDFVTTQAFCKKYEGREHPFVQALIDEYRFDLVILLENNTPWVNDGLRSLGSSVDRKEFQDLLVSMLQENHIDFVRVESADYDSRFLQCVELVKKLMGA
- the radA gene encoding DNA repair protein RadA — translated: MAKAPKRAFVCNECGADYPRWQGQCSACHAWNTITEIRVAASPTVARNERLSGYAGSAGVSKVQKLSEISLEELPRFSTGFKEFDRVLGGGVVPGSAILIGGNPGAGKSTLLLQTLCKLAEQMKTLYVTGEESLQQVAMRAHRLGLPTGNLNMLSETSIEQICMIADEEQPKLMVIDSIQVMHMADIQSSPGSVAQVRETAAYLTRFAKTRGVAIVMVGHVTKDGSLAGPKVLEHCIDCSVLLDGDADSRFRTLRSHKNRFGAVNELGVFAMTEQGLREVSNPSAIFLSRGDEVTSGSSVMVVWEGTRPLLVEIQALVDHSMMSNPRRVAVGLEQNRLAILLAVLHRHGGLQMADQDVFVNVVGGVKVTETSADLALLLAMVSSLRDRPLPQDLVVFGEVGLAGEIRPVPSGQERISEAAKHGFRRAIVPAANVPKKVPEGMQIFGVKKLADALNVFDDL
- the serB gene encoding phosphoserine phosphatase, encoding MLNSLTWCDLPDDVSQWPGLPLSLSGDEVMPLDYHAGRSGWLLYGRNLDKTRLTTYQRKLGAAMVIVAAWCVDDYQVIRLAGSLTPRASRLAHDEGMDVAPLGKIPHLRSPGLLVMDMDSTAIQIECIDEIAKLAGTGEMVAEVTERAMRGELDFTASLRSRVATLKGADANILMQVRESLPLMPGLVQLVLKLETLGWKVAIASGGFTFFADYLRDKLHLTAAVANELEIMDGKFTGQVLGDIVDAQYKANTLKALAEKYEIPVTQTVAIGDGANDLPMIKAAGLGIAFHAKPKVNEKAEVSIRHADLMGVFCILSGSINKK
- a CDS encoding YtjB family periplasmic protein, whose protein sequence is MARAKLKFRLHRAVTVLICLALLVALMQGASWFSQNHQRQRNPQFEELARTLARQVTLNLTPLMRTETPDEKRIDIVLRQLTEGSRILDAGVYDAQGDLIARSGESIDVRDRLALDGKKAGGYFNQQIVEPIQGKSGPLGYLRLTLDTHTLATEAKQVDNTTNILRLMLLLSLAIGVVLTRTLLQGKRTRWQQSPFLLTANKSVPEEEEHEKKE
- the lplA gene encoding lipoate--protein ligase LplA, which gives rise to MSTLRLLISESYDPWFNLAVEECIFRQMPATQRVLFLWRNTDTVVIGRAQNPWKECNTRRMEEDNVRLARRSSGGGAVFHDLGNTCFTFMAGKPEYDKTISTGIVLAALNALGVTAEASGRNDLVVKTADGDRKVSGSAYRETRDRGFHHGTLLLNADLSRLANYLNPDKKKLQAKGITSVRGRVANLVELLPGITHEKICQAVTEAFFSHYGERVAAEIISPEKTPDLPNFAETFARQSSWEWNFGQAPAFSHLLDERFTWGGVELHFDVEKGHITRTQVFTDSLNPAPLEALAARLQGCLYRADMLAQECDALLVDFPDQEQELRELSAWIVKAVR